The nucleotide sequence GAATCAAGATTCTACGTCAAAACTCATGTGGGTAGAGATCCGAAAGTGGGACAAACTCATAGAATCAAAATTCTATCTTTGTTGGTTGATTCAAACTCCCGAATTCATTCTCCATACGTTCTATAAAATTATTTGCCTTCCTATAAAATTGTTTTTTGATAACTGACAAATCATCCAGCCATTATGCCCTGAGAAGTTAGAACAACTTAGTTGACATAAATTTCAAGCTAACAAAATAGCTTGAACCACACTGACGTTGGACAAAAACGAGACAAGCTCGTGGAATCAAGATTCCACAAGAAAATATCTTAGTTAGTTGGTATGAACTCTCAAACTCATGCGCTAGACGCTTCTAAAGTCGGAGAGATAATCAATTAGGCTACGATAACTACCTTTCTATAAAAttgcaacaaattttttttatgctgTCTAATTGTCTATATATCAGGATGAAATAGTGTAATTAGTTAGTTAAATTAaaaatgtattaattttttgtacattaaaaaTAGTCGGATAATAATTGCATTTTTGGCCTGTAAATTGTGCACTTCAACAATGTGTCCTATGTGTCTGCTGCTTGTAAACAAATTACATCTATCTATATGGGCTTTTTATGTAATTATCAAACCTGCAGGCTAAGTAACTAAGTATTTAGTTTTCAGGCTTAAACTGAAGTTTGGGTTGTTTAGGCCCACCATCTGGGATAAGGTGGCTGCCAGCCCAAATATGATAGTTCTGAAATCCGGCTATAGAACTGAAATTGGAAATTCGGCCCAAAACAATATTAGGGTTTTTAAAATACCCAACTCCACCTCAACCATCCAAACACCATATGAAGTGTATGAACTATGAACCGTGCTTGGTTTTTGGGAAGTGCAAATCCTTTGTTTAACCCGATTTTCTCTGGAATGGGTGGGCTTCAATTCTCtcccaaaaatcatgttaattcatgattttttttaaaaaaaaagacaattagagtttagggtttaaggtttaatTTTAGTGCTTAGAATTTAAAGTTTAAGAAAATACATATATGATATTGCCAGTCTTGCCTCTTTCCAACCGTCACGAGTTCAAACTTTGTGAAtgttgcaaaaaaaaattatagcaaGCCATTGGCCTAGCCGaatttcatgaacaaaatattgTTAGGAGGGTCTTCTACTAGCCTGCACTTTGGTGGGACTATGATGACGGACTTTCCCTTTAAAGAGTAGTATGTCTCAATCCTTCTTTTTAGCAAGTTGACATATTGAATCATTTcattcaaaacttgtttctcTAACAAATGGTTAAGACTTTACAATTAGCGGGATCTCTCTTATaattatatttcaatccaatattTATGTAGTTGAAAAATGCATACATTCATTGTCACACGAATAGAGAAATTGTTTCTATTAAAACCAACTATGACATCGGACCAATAATTTAAGTCAATGCAATGAAACAATGGGTTTTTATATGTGTACTGATCAACAAATCTATTTTTGATCCAATCCACTCGTAGAAgtattgtctgttttgggtcTTGAGGTCCGCGCACGGTTTTATTCTTAAAACCCCTCCTCTACAATTGAGAGTGATTGAATTCAAACTTGTAAACCACATCGTTGGTTGTCATCGAACTGATGTGAGACATTTTGTAtttcatattcttcattaaAAATCAAAGAGTAATTTTCCATAGTCGACCAAGAAGTTTCTTCCCTCTAACTACTCTTGAGATAAAACATTTGAATATTAACATAAGATGAAGAGGAAGAATTTAAGTTAattgaccaagaacattttgtCGGAGCcatatataaaaatcaaaaggtTAAGTTGGATTTGCTTTAATTAATAGTAAGACGTTTATATAGATAGCAAAGTTGCTACTATTTTAATCAAGACGGTTGACATGTTCTTGTTAATTTGGTGATTTGGTCTAATGAGTTTGGTACTTCCTCTTGCAAGTGGAATTAAATTAGACTAATTCTATGATAATTTTTTGCACTAGAAAAACTTTCTAGTTAGATAATTCACATTACTAATTATTATCAAATTCTTTAAAATAAATGAGtcatttttcagttttaaaggattagaattcaAAGGCATCAGATATCAACTCCTTCGAACAGTTCACTATAACTTAAAACATTTATTTCTACGATCATTCTTAATATTTATACGCTAAAATAGGATAGAGAAGGGTTTTACACAAATCAAATGTGGATGCGCTTACACACGTAAGAATTCATATTTAGAAAACACAAACTAAAATGTTTCATGAGATATTAATGTTTTATTTTGCATGGATTAATAAATCTTGCCGTCCCGATGTTAGAATATCAAActtattctttaaaaaaaatatattaattcaactcttaatcaacctCTACATTAATTATTGGGAAACTTTAAGagataatccaaaaaaaaaaagaaagcaaaaaccGCGTTTTTGGTGAGAGGATGCACCCAATTTTCTTCCACTCATTTTAACATATTGTTTTAGCATACAATCCCCTAGTCTTCCATGCCATGCATGATGCAtgctttttaattattttttatatctGATAACAACTCTTTATAAGTTTATCATTTGAATGTATCTCCGATATGAGTATAAACTCTGACCATCGGGTCAGTACgcatagaagtttctcacctaaAAACATGTAAAGTCGACCAAGAACTCAACACATGCCACTAGGGTTTTTCTCTAAAttagaatcgaactcaagataTTTCGAATTTATACTTAATGTTTACTTAAACTTGAATTGCATCGAATACACTAAATAcaagagaaaataaaaggagaaaaaaggaACATTCTTATTACCTTCTTGACCGACATGAAAGTCAAAAAATTGTAATGTAAATCCTCCCTGTATTCCATTATTAGCAACCACCTCAATTTTctttaaaccatataaaaccAAGCTGATGATCAAGtcaaaatcccattttaattTCCCATTACACTAGTATTCTCACCCGTCTAATTGATTATTCCACCCCAAATGATtgaaatgtatttttttaatattattttatatatgatttgatttttttgatttgcgtgtgatttgaaatttgattatTATTCAAAAAATTAGTTTCTTACTCCAtccattaattaaaataaacttATTACATCATATCCATGTAAATTAACGGGTATATTTAATGTATGCTATAAATTATGGATTTAGCGTTATTGTCGGGTCATTAGGGTACGATAATAATGCGTGGGCTAACATTTGACAAAACTTGATTGGCAAGTTAAAAACATATTGGGGTGAGTATGTTGATATATTTGGTGATTATGAGTGTGCATCGTCTATTCACAATAGAGTTGTGCAAATAAAACCGAAAATCAATAACCAGACCGATTAGTCCGATTTGGATCGGTTAGTTGACTGAGTTTGGTCAAATGGTTTCAAAAACTGAAACCAACCAAGTTAATCCGGTCTGGACATGATTTGGTATTTttataaccattgattaatCGGACTGGAtcggtatatataatatataatattatattatctttTAATATTGACCATTCAATTGTTACATAGGCTTTATCAGTTCATCTGTTCATAAGTTGGAACTTCGAAGCCGCTGAGGCGCGACTGAAAGTGAAAGCAATTCGTCACTTCATCTTAGTTTGATGGCTGATGCACGGCCATAATTCTTCCACGTGTAAGAAACCCTATACTCAGTGGATAATACCCTTAACTAGAGCCTATTAACCTCCTCGATTTATTCAAAAATCAATTAAACTTGTATTTTAATGTGTGAAATGAAGTAATATAAAATGTGAAATCAGAAAAATAAGTCTGTATGGATCAGACTTCAGAGCCGTCAATTTGCAGTTGTCCTTCTTGATTGGTCCATTTGAGAGTGAAAGGaagtaatataaaataaaattaaaacctCAACAATTGTATCATCATACAAACCAAACTGTGATTCGCccatcactattttttttttcactataGCAAAAAGAATTTAACCAAGAGAGAGGATAGAGTCACATAAGGTTCATAACTTCAAACTGAAATCGAATCGGTTAACCATAATTATCGGTTTTCATGGTTTTGGATTGGGTttggtttcaaaaaaaatacaaaattgtaatttttggATTGGTGATGGTTTGGCCTTCACGATCCGGTTAATCAAACCGTGCACAACCCTAATCCACAACTCACTgtcatttttttgaaatagatagATCGGCACCGCTTGAGAACTAGATGTCAATGCTTGATTGCTTTTAAGTACAATGTGGTTTTACACGTTCTTTGTTATGAACAGTGCTTGACATTATTGCCTTTGCGTTCTATACCTCCACCTCAACATGAACGTATTACTATCACAATAGAATTTGTGAATGATAATGTTTAATTGACATTGACATACGGTTACCGGATGCCTCCTATTATGATTTAATGGTTTAGATACAGTATAATTATACAAACAAATGGGTCACTCTGTACAGAAAACAACTTAcaacatacattaaatgtaccTGCTAATCTGCATTGGTGTAATGTAATAAATTTGCTTCAATTAATTGATGTAGGTGGGAAAACCAATTAGGGgtgaaaaaattaatttttataatgaaaatcaaatatcaaatcacacGTACTTCGAaacaatcaaatatcaaatcataaataaattaatattaaaaaatcaaaataaaaaaatggagGATGGAATTACCATTTTTAAGAGGTGGAAATAATATTTCTCATCCATTAATTTACCATGCAAATCATTGATTTCATCATCTAATCTTCATCATCTACAATCCCTAATATCTATAAATCACAGCCCAACATCTGTCCAAATCTCCAAGATGAAGAACCCAGAAGCTCTTTTTGGCATCCTCACAACCCTATTAATCTTCTCCAAACCATCCCACCAAGCCTCTCCCCCTCCACAATTCCCACCAAATCCCAGACTTCTCAATGCCTACACAGCCCTCCAAGCCTGGAAATCCACATTCACATCCGACCCAAACAATTTCACGTCAAACTGGTCCGGCCCATATGTCTGCAACTACAGAGGTGTCTACTGTGCACCCGCACCAGACGATCCTCACACCATAACCGTCGCAGGCATCGACCTTAACGGCGCAAACATTGCCGGCACTCTTTCCGAACACCTCGGCCTCCTTACCGATCTCGCACTCTTCCATTTGAACTCCAATCGCTTCTGTGGTACAATCCCAGAAGCCTTCTCTAACCTCCACCTCCTCTACGAGCTCGACGTCAGTAATAACCAGTTCGAGGGCCCATTCCCTTCTGTTGTTCTCTGCTTACCTTCTCTGAAATTCCTCGACATCCGATTCAATCGGTTTAACGGCGATATACCTCCAAAGCTATTTGATTTGAAATTGGATGCTCTGTTTATTAACAACAACAAGTTCTGCTCAAATTTGCCGCAGAATTTTGGGAATTCTCCGGTGTCTGTGATGGTGTTAGCGAATAATCAAATTGGGGGTTGTATTCCTTCGAGTTTAGCGAAGATGGGAGGGACGCTCAAGGAAatcattttaatgaataatGGATTGACGGGTTGTTTGGATTCTGGGATTGGTGGGTTGAGAGAGGTTACGGTGTTTGATGTGAGTGTTAACGAGTTAGTTGGGTCGTTGCCGGAATCTATGGCGGGGATGCAGAGTTTGGAGCAACTTAATGTGGGGAATAATAGGTTGTCCGGTGAGATTCCTAAAGGTGTGTGTTCGTTGCCTAAGCTGGAGAATTTCACTTACTCTTATAATTACTTCTGCAGCGAGCCTCCGGTGTGTCTCAAGTTGCCGGCGAAGGATGATAGAGATAATTGTATA is from Tripterygium wilfordii isolate XIE 37 chromosome 14, ASM1340144v1, whole genome shotgun sequence and encodes:
- the LOC120015060 gene encoding leucine-rich repeat extensin-like protein 6 isoform X2, which gives rise to MKNPEALFGILTTLLIFSKPSHQASPPPQFPPNPRLLNAYTALQAWKSTFTSDPNNFTSNWSGPYVCNYRGVYCAPAPDDPHTITVAGIDLNGANIAGTLSEHLGLLTDLALFHLNSNRFCGTIPEAFSNLHLLYELDVSNNQFEGPFPSVVLCLPSLKFLDIRFNRFNGDIPPKLFDLKLDALFINNNKFCSNLPQNFGNSPVSVMVLANNQIGGCIPSSLAKMGGTLKEIILMNNGLTGCLDSGIGGLREVTVFDVSVNELVGSLPESMAGMQSLEQLNVGNNRLSGEIPKGVCSLPKLENFTYSYNYFCSEPPVCLKLPAKDDRDNCIPSRPLQRSAQECKAFYAVPVDCSVPGSTDTFSPPPPPPPPPPPPPPPPPGYY
- the LOC120015060 gene encoding leucine-rich repeat extensin-like protein 6 isoform X1, which codes for MKNPEALFGILTTLLIFSKPSHQASPPPQFPPNPRLLNAYTALQAWKSTFTSDPNNFTSNWSGPYVCNYRGVYCAPAPDDPHTITVAGIDLNGANIAGTLSEHLGLLTDLALFHLNSNRFCGTIPEAFSNLHLLYELDVSNNQFEGPFPSVVLCLPSLKFLDIRFNRFNGDIPPKLFDLKLDALFINNNKFCSNLPQNFGNSPVSVMVLANNQIGGCIPSSLAKMGGTLKEIILMNNGLTGCLDSGIGGLREVTVFDVSVNELVGSLPESMAGMQSLEQLNVGNNRLSGEIPKGVCSLPKLENFTYSYNYFCSEPPVCLKLPAKDDRDNCIPSRPLQRSAQECKAFYAVPVDCSVPGSTDTFSPPPPPPPPPPPPPPPPPPPPPPPPLAPGYY